ACATTTCACGCGATGGTATGCTGGAAGGTCCTGCTGTGGAACTGTACCAAAAAATAATAGCATCAGTACCCGGCATCCGGCTGATCGCCTCCGGCGGTGTTTCCGGCTATGATGATCTGATCCGCCTGAACACATTGGGCTGTGAAGGTGTTATTATCGGGAAAGCGATTTACGAGAACAGAATCACGTTACGGCAATTGGAACAATTCAATTTATAAAACATGTTAACAAAAAGAATAATTCCCTGTCTGGACATTCAAAACGGACGAACGGTAAAAGGCATTAACTTCCTGAACCTGAAAGATGCCGGCGATCCGGTGGCACTGGCTAAAAAATATGCCGAAAACGGGGCTGACGAACTGGTATTACTGGACATTTCGGCTACAGCCGAAGAAAGAAAAACGATGGTTTCCTTAGTACGCCGGGTAGCACAGGCAATTAATATACCGTTTACGGTGGGCGGCGGTATCCGGACCGTGGAAGATGTGGCCGCTTTACTCCAAAACGGAGCCGACAAAATTGCGATCAATTCTGCAGCGATCCAAGATCCGGATAGCATTACCCGATTGGCAGAACGCTTTGGGAGTCAGTGTGTGGTGGTGGCTATCGATGCGGCACTTCAGGATACTAAGTGGCAGGTGTACCAGAACGGAGGAAAGACCGCAACCGGACTGGATTTGTTTTCCTGGGCAAAAGAGGCTGTAAAACGCGGTGCCGGCGAAATACTTTTTACCTCGATGGATCATGACGGTACCAAAAACGGCTTTGCAAACGAGGCATTAGCCCGATTATCGGAATCGTTGCCCGTGCCCGTAATTGCTTCCGGCGGTGCCGGCCATACAGCAGATTTTGTAACTGTATTCCGGTCCGGCAAAGCCGATGCTGCCCTGGCTGCAAGTATTTTCCACTTTCAGGAAATTACAATCCCGGATTTAAAAAAAGAACTCAGAAGAAACGGTATTGCCGTACGAATTTAACCCGATACAAAACCCAAAATGACACCCGATTTTAATAAAAATCCCGACCAATTGCTTCCGGCCATCATACAGGATGTCCGTACAGCCACTGTTTTGATGCTTGGCTATATGAATGAAGCTGCCTATACCAAAACGCTGGAAACCCGGAAAGTGACCTTTTTTAGCCGTACAAAAAACCGATTGTGGACAAAAGGAGAAACGAGCGGCAATTACCTGCAGCTGGTATCGCTCCGGTCCGATTGCGATCGCGATACACTGCTTCTAAAAGTACTTCCCGCAGGTCCGGTTTGCCATAAAGGTACCGATACCTGCTGGGGTGAAGCCAATAATCCATCCTTTGGCTTTCTGTCGGTATTGGAACAGACCATAAAAGAACGGCGAGAGCAACCGGAAACCAATAGTTATATCGCTTCCCTGTTTCAAAAGGGAATCAATACGATTGCCCAGAAAGTAGGAGAGGAAGCGGTAGAAGTAATCATCGAGGCAAAAGATGACAACAACACGCTGTTTTTAAATGAAAGCGCCGATTTGCTATTTCACTATCTGATACTGCTTCAGGCAAAAGGATTTCAACTACAGGATGTTGTTGCAATTTTGGAGCAAAGAGCTAAATAATTTTAAAAACAGAAGCAAATAATTTGTACTTTTAAAATAAAAAAATGATTACAAAAGCAGAACTGGAGTTTCTTGTAGCCTTACAAAAAAACAATAACAGGGAATGGTTTGCAGCACATAAAAAAGAGTTTCAAAGCCATGAAAAAAAAGTAAAATCCTTTTTTAAGGAAATCAACGACGACTTAGAAAAACTGGACAGTATCGATAAAATGCAGGTCTTTAGAATTTATAGAGACGTCCGTTTTTCAAAAGACAAATCCCCTTATAAAAATCATTTTAGTGTGGGATTTTCACGAACCAAGCCGTTATTAAGAGGCGGTTATTATTTGCATATCGAACCGGGCGCCAGTTTTATTGGCGGCGGATTCTGGGATCCCAATACGGAAGACCTGAACCGGATCCGGAAGGAGTTTGAAATGGATGATGAAGAAATCCGCGCTATTATTGCCGATCCTACGTTTCAAAAGGTATTTGGTGAGTTAAAAGGAGATGAACTTAAAACAGCGCCGAAAGGTTTTGATAAGGCACATCCTGCCATCGATCTGATTCGTAAAAAACAATTCCTGGTATCCAAAAGCTTTACCGATCAAGAGGTTATCCATCCCGATTTTAAAAAGGAAGTACTGGCTACCTTTCAGGCCATGCGTCCGTTTTTTGACTATATGAGTGACGTTTTATCGACAAACCTGAACGGAGAATCCCTGTATTAACTGAAATTGGTACGGTTTCTGTAAAGTATTGGTCATTAAAAATAAGAATACGATGAAAAGATTAGCTATTTTAATGCTGGCAATGACTTTATTTGCCTGCAACAGTACTAAAGTGAAACAGGAAACAACAAATAGAGATACCCGTGAGCAGCAGCCGGAACAGGTTTACTTTAAGAGTATCGGAACAGAACCTTTCTGGGCTATTGAAATCAGTGCCCGACAAATTAAGTACACAACACCGGAAAATACGGAAGGCATTGTCTTTGACGGAGTGGAACCGGTGCGGGTAATGGATGCCAATATTAAAAGTTATCATTCCAGATCGAAAGCCGGCGAGATCAAAATAACCATTACACAGGGCAAATGTTCTGACGGCATGTCTGATCAGGAGCACAATTATGCCGTAAAAGTGGCGCTGAAATTAACCGGAGACAAAGATTTCAAAAATCTTCAGGGATGTGGGAATTATATCGTGGATTACCGCCTGCACGATATCTGGGTACTGGAAGAAATGGAAGGGCAAAAAGTAGCCGATTCCGATTTCAATACCCGTCCGAATATGGAAATAAATGCCGCAGAAGCCCGTTTCAGCGGTTCGGCAGGCTGCAACAGGATGTTTGGAAAATTATTTTCTGAAAGAAACCTGCTACGTTTTACCGGAATCGGGACTACGAGAATGCTGTGTGATAAAATTTCAAATGAAGCAAAATTCCTGAAAGCTTTAGAAAGTGCAACCGGTTATGAAATAAAAAACAACCGATTATACCTTTCCAATCCGGACGGTATAAAACTGGTTTTTAAAAAAGTAGATTAGTTTTAACAATTTAAAATACAAATACTTAAATACACTTTATTAAACTTAAACATAAATAAAGTTTTTTATTTACAATAGCAAGCAGATTGGATCGCAACAGCTGATTTTTAATTTTAATTCCTATTTTTGTGAAAATTACCATTAAGGAAATGAAGTTATTAATTGTTGAAGATGAACCCAATCTGCTTGCTGCATTAAGAAAAGGACTTTCTGAAAAGAATCATGATGTAAGTGCTGCCTTAGACGGAACAACAGCCCTTGAAATGATTAGTAATACCAGTTTTGATGTTATCATACTTGATATCATGCTGCCGGATATTAACGGAATTGAGATTTGCCGCCGTTTAAGAGCGGCTGCTAATTATGTCCCTATATTGATACTGACAGCGCTGAGCAGCAGTGAAAACATCGTGCACGGTTTAAATGCTGGTGCCGACGATTATTTAGCAAAACCATTTCAGTTTACCGAACTTGAAGCCCGGGTAAATGCCTTGGCCCGCAGAGCAGGACAGGATCAGAAACCCGTTGAAAAAATCATAATTGACGATTTAGAGATCGATCTCCGTTCTAAAACAGTTAAAAGAAACGAAACTTCGATAGTGCTTACCGCCAAAGAGTTTAGTTTATTGTACTATCTGGCAAAAAATTCCGGCACGATCTTATCCAGAGCCAAGATTTTAGATAATGTGTGGAATATCAATTTTGACATGAATACCAACGTAGTTGATGTTTATATTAATTATCTGCGTAAAAAAATTGACCATCCTTATGAGAATAAGCTAATCCATACCATTAAAGGCTTAGGGTATGTTATAAAAGAATAATTATGCAGATCAAAAAGAAGATTACGATCAATTATATTGCCCTTTCCGGATTCAGTACTTTGTTATTATGTACTGTTGTTTTCTTTTTATTCAAACAGAATAATCAGTATTACTTTAGAAAAAGGCTGGAGGACCGGGCTAAAATTGTAGCATCAATCCACTATCAGCACGATCCGTTAAAGGCAAAATATTACCAGGAATTAAAGACAAACGGACTGGAGGAGCTGAAAGAAGAGAAAGAATATGTACTAAAAGTAAACAGTTCCAATTCTTTTGAATACAATACGGATCTGGAGTTACCGGCCGAATTTTATTCTTCCGTGATGAAAAACAATTCCGGATGGATAGAAGAAAACGGCTTGTATTATTACGGGCAGATTTTTAATGAGGCCCGTGTGAAATATATGGTTATCGTGTCGGCTAAAGATCTTCGCGGCAGTGCCAGTACTTTATTCATTACCCGTATTTTATTGTTATGCGGTTTAGGATTTATCATTTTAGCTTATTTTTTCGGGCGTTTTCTGGCTTTGCGCGTTATCAATCCGGTTTCAAGGATTACCAGCGAGGTGAAACGGATCAGTGCTTCCAATCTGCACAATCGCTTACCCGAGGTGAATGATTCCGATGAACTTGCCGATCTGACCAAAACCTTCAACGATATGCTTGACCGGTTGGAAACCTCGTTTGAAATACAGGCCAATTTTATCAATAATGCCTCCCACGAATTAAAAACACCTATTACGACCATCATTGCAGAAACAGAAATTACCCTGCTAAAAGAAAGGGGAACCGAAGAATACATCGGCACACTGGAAAACATCCACCATCAGGCTTCCCGATTGAGCAACCTGACTGAAAGCCTGTTAAAACTTACGCAAACCGGTTATGACGGCAAAAAACAGGTACAGGACATTATCCGCGTGGATGAATTGCTGCTGGAAGTGAAAAGTGACCTCGATAAAATTTATCCGGGTAACAGAGTGAGTATTAATCTGAGCGACATTCCGGAAGATGATTCCCTGTTGGTTTTACCGTGCAACAAGCCTTTATTAGAACTCGCAATAGGAAATATCATTACAAACGGCGTGAAATATTCCGATAATGAGGAAGTTTTTGTAAATGTTACAGCCAATGCGGAACATCTTAAAATCGTTATTACCGATATCGGAATCGGAATCCCGCCGGAAGATATCCCGTATCTTTATGAGCCGTTCTTCCGGGGTAAAAAAGCCTCCCGATATGTGGGTTACGGGCTGGGACTTCCTTTGGCAATGAAAATTATCCGTATGCACAACGGTGAATTATCCATACAATCGGAAGCCGATAAAGGAACCATCGTAAGTATCATTTTTAAAAGATAAAGGCAACATTAGAATTTCTAATGTAAAATCTTAGAATATTCTAATTTTAGTTTAATAAAATTATAAGCTGGGTGCAGTTGTTTTGCTGGTATAAAACATTAAAAATTATACCGATGAACAATATTCTTATTCCTACCCAGTTTGAAAGTGATACTATTGATGCAATCAAAACAGCTATAAAATATGCCGAAAGCAAAAGCTGTACAATTGTTTTAACTACCGTTACAGATGTTCCGGGCTCTATTTATTCCCCGTCATTTTTCCTTCGCACCGCAGTACCGGAAATGACGGAAGCCCAGCACGAATTACTACAGGAATGCAAAAGCATTGTTGCCGCTACCAAAAACTGCCAGCTTAAGGTGCACCACCAGTTTGGTATTTCTGCACCGTTGATTAAGAATCTTCTGGAACATTTTTCGGTAGGATTGGTTATTCTTACCCAATCGTACAAATCCAATACGAATAGAACACAACGTCATTTATTGCAGCTCGTTTCCAATTGCAAATGCCCGATACTGCACATGGGCTACAATAAAGAGGAACGTGATTTTAATAAAGCGCTGTATCTCGAACATACACAAACAAAAATCGGGATTCAGGATCTTCAAAAAATTGTAAGTGAGAAGTTCAGTTTTAAAATTGTAAGCCAGGCATCGGTATTTGAAGAACAAAAACCGGAAGACATTACACCATACCTGTCTGAAACTATCTCAAAAAACAATATTGACCTGTTGGTTGAAACCCGAAAACCCGAAAAAAACCGCTTAAAAAAGAGAACGGATAGCCATGTTAATGAAGTTTTAGGACTTCCGGTACTATCCTTATATGAAGAGAGGGTTTGATTTTATAATCTTAAAAACACTAATGTATGTTACTAAAAAAAAGAGTACCCCTAAAATATATACTGGGAAAAATACGAATGGAATTAGCATTAATTGTATTGTATTGCGTTTCTTTTGAAATTTTCCACCATTATTTCCAAACCGTTCCGACAAAAATTCCAATTGCGATACCGTCAATTATCGGGACGATTATTTCCTTATTGCTGGCGTTTAAATCCAACCAGGCTTATGACCGATGGTGGGAAGCCCGAATTGTATGGGGTGCGATTGTTAATGATTCGCGTTCCTTAATGCGTCAGGTGATCGGTTTTTATAAAGATCCTGATTTTTCAACAAGGGCAAATGATTATAAAGAGCGTTTTGCAAACAGGCAGGCGGCATGGTGTTACAGTCTGGGCGAATCGTTGCGTGGCAAAGATCCGATAAAGCCGATAAAGTCTTTACTGACTGAGGAAGAGCTGCGTTTTGTTAAAAAGCACAAACACGTTCCAAATGCTATATTGATGCTACATGTAAAGGAGTTAAGAAAAGCCAATGAAGAAGGAAAAATCAATGTGTACCAGCAGGTTGAAATTGACAATACTTTAACCCGGCTGTGTGATTCAATGGGTAAGTGTGAGCGTATTAAAAACACCATTTTCCCAACCACATACAGCTTGTACATCCGCTTTACGTTGTTCCTGTTCCTGATCTTACTGCCTTTCGGGCTTACTGATTTTCTGGGATGGTTCCGAATTCCGCTGGTAACCACGATTGGTGCAGCTTTCTTCCTGATTGAAAAGATGGCAATACACCTGCAGGATCCGTTTGAAAACCGACCGACCGATACACCAATGATCCTGATTTCCAATACTATTGAAAAGAATCTGCTTCAAATGGTGAATGAATATCGAAACGAGTTTGAGTTTGATGGAGAAGCAACCAAAGAAGAGGTGAATTTAGCACACATACAACCGGTAAAAAATGCCTATTTTGTGTTATAGTAGATAGCAGGCATACCATGAAAAGGGATCGTCAGGATCCCTTTTTTTATTGATTCCCAACAATTAAAGCATTATGCTGCCTGTTATCAATAAATTGCAGCCACCAGCAGCCGGCAAACTAAATTAATAGCTAAAAAATGATAAAAGGGCAGTGAATTCACTGCCCTTTTTGTTATTAATCCAATTCTAATAATTGTACCTGGCTTTTTAACCGCTCGATTAAGACATTCATCATTCTCTTATTCAGATTGGATGAGTTCTTAATATATTCCTGATATTCTTCAACTGTAAAGAGTCCTAAAATCATCCCTTTTAAGGAATTTCTGAATTTAATGTCCCGCTGGATTACATTTTCGATATACGCTAATTTTTTATCCGGGGTTAAGGAAAAGAAAACATTTTTCTGTTTTACAGCATAATTCAGGAAAACCTGAATAAAGAGTTCATTTTGTAATCTTAAAATCGGACGTAAGATTTTGTTTTGAAAAATTTCTTCCGATGAAGATTGCTCTGTGATTGTTCCCAAGGCTTCACCTCTAAGATCAATCAGGAAAGTGTCGCGATTTTCCATTTTTTATTTTAAAGTTAAAAAAAAACCGCTGCGTAATTGCAGCGGTTTTTAATAAGTTATGAATAACGTATTGTTAATTACTTCACTCTGAAAGTTACTCTTCTAACCATTTGACGGGCTACTTTAGAGTCTTTTGCAACAGAGTTATCTTCACCGTTACCAACAATGGTCATTCTTGAAGCTTCAATTCCGGATTTAGCAAGAATTGTTTTTACCGTTTGTGCTCTTCTGTGTGATAAGTCTTTGTTATAGTCTGTATTTCCGATTTCATCTGCATATCCGATTACTTCTGCTTTAGCAGATGGATTTGCTTTTAAGAATTTCGCCAGGAAGTCCAATCCTGAAACAGAGTTTGAAGACGGTTGGGTAGAGTTAAAGTCAAAATAAACATTAACATATCCCTGGTTGATCATGTCTTTGATCGTTTCGTTACTCAAACCGGCACCGCTGTTACCTGATCCACCGTAGTTTTTCTCTAAATAGCTTTCCAGTTCGTCCGGAATACCATTGTTGTTTCTGTCAATCGTTCTTCCTTTTGTATCTACTGCAACACCAGGAATAGAGTTTGGCTCTGCATCTAAATAATCCGGCACACCGTCTTTATCTGAGTCATTCATCATGGTTTCCAGATCACCAACTCTTTTTTCCAATTCGGCTAATTTGTCTACTTTGCTTTCTTCATAATACCAGTCGGCATGTTTGGCATTCTTTCCTAAATAGATCGAAAGACCAATAGTAGCATTGTATAATGTTCCGTTAAAACCTCTGTCTTCCGGCGCAATACCGCCATCGAAAGTATTGGACTGACGTACATTGTTAATCATCGAGAAATCGGCATTTAAAGCGATTCTTTCCGATAATTTCACCTGTCCGGTAAGACCGATAATATGGTTTAACATGTTATCTGTTCCTTCAAACCGGTCATTTGTCATAAAAGCATAACCAATACCGGTATGTGCCTGAACGTTTAATCGCTGCGTCCATTCTTCAAAGTTAAGCACACGTCCTAAATTTACAACACCCTGGATATCCGTTCTGTAATATTTACCATCAAAAGAAGCACTTTTTGAAGCGTTCTCAAACTGGTCGTATCCAACATCAACTTTTAAACCGAATTTGTTGTTAAACATATAACGTACTCCAAGGTCAGCATGAAAAAGATTGTAATCTTTAGTATAGTAACCGGTAGTAAGGGGAGTAGTAGGTTTACTGATTCCTCCGTTAATGTCAATGGACCATTTGTTAAAACCTGGGGTTTCCTGAGCTGTAGCAGTACCTAAAGAAAGTACCGTTACGAATAAAGGCAGCATAATTCTTTTCATATGTCTTTACTTTTTCATTCAACGATAACCGCTGAATATTCTTATTTATTTAGGGCAAAGATAGGGAGATTGACCGGGCTTAAAGTGTTTAAAACAGTACCTTTGCCTTGAAAACTGGGCTTTTGCGTTCATTATTCTTCAAAAAAAGTATCTTTTTTTTGCTGATTTTTTCACATACGGAACTTAAAAATGTATTTTTATAACAAAAAAAAGCTGAATATTTACAGCATACATAATTCTAACTTTATGAGGAATTCTAACATTTTTTTAACAGTTGACGCGGTAATCGTAAAAAAAACACCGGCCAACGACTACCTGCTTTTAATTAAAAGGAATAACGAGCCCTTTCAAAACTGCTGGGCACTGCCCGGCGGCTTCGTCGATTTAAACGAAGATCTTATGGCAGCAGCAATACGGGAACTTTATGAAGAAACGACGATCGCGGTAACACAGCTGGAGCAGATTGGTGCTTTTGGCAAGCCTTTCAGAGATCCCCGAAATCATGTGGTTTCGGTAGCCTATTATGGTGAGGTAGCGGAAGATACGATCGCTATAGCAGCCGATGATGCCCGGGAGGCAAAATGGTTTTCAATAAAAGCGCTTCCAAAATTAGCATTTGACCACGAAGAAATAGTAAATTTGGCGCTTCAAAAGTTTACTATATGAAATATCAAACGAGAAAATGGGTAAAACCAGAAGACTTGAATGCTAACGGAACCTTATTCGGAGGAATGCTTTTATCATGGATTGATGAGGAAGCAGCACTTTTTGCAATCATTCAGCTAAAAAACAACAAGATTGTAACCAAGTTTATGTCGGAAATCAACTTTATGAGTTCGGCAAGACAAGGGGATATTATCGAAATCGGTATCGATCTTGTAAAATTCGGAAGAAGCTCCATTATAATGAAATGTGAAGTGCGTAACGTAATGACCAAAGAAACCATTATCACGGTTGATGCCATTACTATGGTAAATCTGGACAGTTTTGGGCGTCCGGCTCCCCACGGAAAAACCGAAGTAGAAATTATATAGGGTTTATTCCCCTATATAATTTTTATTATTAGACGGTAATTCAAATATCTCCAAATCAAAATAGTCTACAGCCGCAATGATGTGGTCAAAAATATCGGCCATGATATGCTCATAATTGATCCATCTTTTATCGGATACGAAAGCGTATATTTCTATCGGAATACCTTTATCT
This region of Flavobacterium inviolabile genomic DNA includes:
- the hisF gene encoding imidazole glycerol phosphate synthase subunit HisF — translated: MLTKRIIPCLDIQNGRTVKGINFLNLKDAGDPVALAKKYAENGADELVLLDISATAEERKTMVSLVRRVAQAINIPFTVGGGIRTVEDVAALLQNGADKIAINSAAIQDPDSITRLAERFGSQCVVVAIDAALQDTKWQVYQNGGKTATGLDLFSWAKEAVKRGAGEILFTSMDHDGTKNGFANEALARLSESLPVPVIASGGAGHTADFVTVFRSGKADAALAASIFHFQEITIPDLKKELRRNGIAVRI
- the hisIE gene encoding bifunctional phosphoribosyl-AMP cyclohydrolase/phosphoribosyl-ATP diphosphatase HisIE; this encodes MTPDFNKNPDQLLPAIIQDVRTATVLMLGYMNEAAYTKTLETRKVTFFSRTKNRLWTKGETSGNYLQLVSLRSDCDRDTLLLKVLPAGPVCHKGTDTCWGEANNPSFGFLSVLEQTIKERREQPETNSYIASLFQKGINTIAQKVGEEAVEVIIEAKDDNNTLFLNESADLLFHYLILLQAKGFQLQDVVAILEQRAK
- a CDS encoding DUF2461 domain-containing protein, which encodes MITKAELEFLVALQKNNNREWFAAHKKEFQSHEKKVKSFFKEINDDLEKLDSIDKMQVFRIYRDVRFSKDKSPYKNHFSVGFSRTKPLLRGGYYLHIEPGASFIGGGFWDPNTEDLNRIRKEFEMDDEEIRAIIADPTFQKVFGELKGDELKTAPKGFDKAHPAIDLIRKKQFLVSKSFTDQEVIHPDFKKEVLATFQAMRPFFDYMSDVLSTNLNGESLY
- a CDS encoding META domain-containing protein, which codes for MKRLAILMLAMTLFACNSTKVKQETTNRDTREQQPEQVYFKSIGTEPFWAIEISARQIKYTTPENTEGIVFDGVEPVRVMDANIKSYHSRSKAGEIKITITQGKCSDGMSDQEHNYAVKVALKLTGDKDFKNLQGCGNYIVDYRLHDIWVLEEMEGQKVADSDFNTRPNMEINAAEARFSGSAGCNRMFGKLFSERNLLRFTGIGTTRMLCDKISNEAKFLKALESATGYEIKNNRLYLSNPDGIKLVFKKVD
- a CDS encoding response regulator transcription factor, producing the protein MKLLIVEDEPNLLAALRKGLSEKNHDVSAALDGTTALEMISNTSFDVIILDIMLPDINGIEICRRLRAAANYVPILILTALSSSENIVHGLNAGADDYLAKPFQFTELEARVNALARRAGQDQKPVEKIIIDDLEIDLRSKTVKRNETSIVLTAKEFSLLYYLAKNSGTILSRAKILDNVWNINFDMNTNVVDVYINYLRKKIDHPYENKLIHTIKGLGYVIKE
- a CDS encoding HAMP domain-containing sensor histidine kinase; amino-acid sequence: MQIKKKITINYIALSGFSTLLLCTVVFFLFKQNNQYYFRKRLEDRAKIVASIHYQHDPLKAKYYQELKTNGLEELKEEKEYVLKVNSSNSFEYNTDLELPAEFYSSVMKNNSGWIEENGLYYYGQIFNEARVKYMVIVSAKDLRGSASTLFITRILLLCGLGFIILAYFFGRFLALRVINPVSRITSEVKRISASNLHNRLPEVNDSDELADLTKTFNDMLDRLETSFEIQANFINNASHELKTPITTIIAETEITLLKERGTEEYIGTLENIHHQASRLSNLTESLLKLTQTGYDGKKQVQDIIRVDELLLEVKSDLDKIYPGNRVSINLSDIPEDDSLLVLPCNKPLLELAIGNIITNGVKYSDNEEVFVNVTANAEHLKIVITDIGIGIPPEDIPYLYEPFFRGKKASRYVGYGLGLPLAMKIIRMHNGELSIQSEADKGTIVSIIFKR
- a CDS encoding universal stress protein; this encodes MNNILIPTQFESDTIDAIKTAIKYAESKSCTIVLTTVTDVPGSIYSPSFFLRTAVPEMTEAQHELLQECKSIVAATKNCQLKVHHQFGISAPLIKNLLEHFSVGLVILTQSYKSNTNRTQRHLLQLVSNCKCPILHMGYNKEERDFNKALYLEHTQTKIGIQDLQKIVSEKFSFKIVSQASVFEEQKPEDITPYLSETISKNNIDLLVETRKPEKNRLKKRTDSHVNEVLGLPVLSLYEERV
- a CDS encoding bestrophin family protein, with the protein product MLLKKRVPLKYILGKIRMELALIVLYCVSFEIFHHYFQTVPTKIPIAIPSIIGTIISLLLAFKSNQAYDRWWEARIVWGAIVNDSRSLMRQVIGFYKDPDFSTRANDYKERFANRQAAWCYSLGESLRGKDPIKPIKSLLTEEELRFVKKHKHVPNAILMLHVKELRKANEEGKINVYQQVEIDNTLTRLCDSMGKCERIKNTIFPTTYSLYIRFTLFLFLILLPFGLTDFLGWFRIPLVTTIGAAFFLIEKMAIHLQDPFENRPTDTPMILISNTIEKNLLQMVNEYRNEFEFDGEATKEEVNLAHIQPVKNAYFVL
- a CDS encoding glyoxalase → MENRDTFLIDLRGEALGTITEQSSSEEIFQNKILRPILRLQNELFIQVFLNYAVKQKNVFFSLTPDKKLAYIENVIQRDIKFRNSLKGMILGLFTVEEYQEYIKNSSNLNKRMMNVLIERLKSQVQLLELD
- a CDS encoding OmpA family protein, whose product is MKRIMLPLFVTVLSLGTATAQETPGFNKWSIDINGGISKPTTPLTTGYYTKDYNLFHADLGVRYMFNNKFGLKVDVGYDQFENASKSASFDGKYYRTDIQGVVNLGRVLNFEEWTQRLNVQAHTGIGYAFMTNDRFEGTDNMLNHIIGLTGQVKLSERIALNADFSMINNVRQSNTFDGGIAPEDRGFNGTLYNATIGLSIYLGKNAKHADWYYEESKVDKLAELEKRVGDLETMMNDSDKDGVPDYLDAEPNSIPGVAVDTKGRTIDRNNNGIPDELESYLEKNYGGSGNSGAGLSNETIKDMINQGYVNVYFDFNSTQPSSNSVSGLDFLAKFLKANPSAKAEVIGYADEIGNTDYNKDLSHRRAQTVKTILAKSGIEASRMTIVGNGEDNSVAKDSKVARQMVRRVTFRVK
- a CDS encoding NUDIX domain-containing protein, coding for MRNSNIFLTVDAVIVKKTPANDYLLLIKRNNEPFQNCWALPGGFVDLNEDLMAAAIRELYEETTIAVTQLEQIGAFGKPFRDPRNHVVSVAYYGEVAEDTIAIAADDAREAKWFSIKALPKLAFDHEEIVNLALQKFTI
- a CDS encoding acyl-CoA thioesterase, with the translated sequence MKYQTRKWVKPEDLNANGTLFGGMLLSWIDEEAALFAIIQLKNNKIVTKFMSEINFMSSARQGDIIEIGIDLVKFGRSSIIMKCEVRNVMTKETIITVDAITMVNLDSFGRPAPHGKTEVEII